aattgaaaagactgttgtcattgtaccctaaacattacaaatcatccccattttatgaggtgttttaacagggtgtctgtgggtccttaaaaacaaaaaaatgcatttaaaattaaatatcttacaatttcttgaataccattttgtcagctctgaaaaatgtatttgattaggaagagacgcacattttcgaaagtggatttaaattcaatatggcttgttaatgtattaaaagaaaatgctcaacttaagtgggattagtcgcatgtgaaaaccttcataatatatatatttttagtttggatttgaatcaacgtattaaattgcattcatattggtctaaaaaaggacttaaattaaacttattgaaaactacagaaaccctttttaagcagcaagttaaaactcatctcacctcatcagtacctgataacacaattcaattcaattcaattcagtttatttgtatagcccaatttcacaaattacaaatttgtctcggagtgctttacaatctgtacacatagacatccctgccccaaaacctcacatcggaccaggaaaaactcccaaataacccttcagggggaaaaaaagggaagaaacctggaggagagcaacagacctactacacattttgtaaatgtatctgacaccattagccttaccctccatactgctgtctgccaatgttatgttttcttgcaggagtgcagtaatggaatatgggatgtaggaccaggtcagagtggatcatgaaaaggagttctacctcactcttttcatgcaggagaagttggccagccaccgccacaacactgaaaggccaccatatctccaaacaccatcgacaaaggtgatcaacatacaatggttttgctgattataaagttaatcaacatgtaattaaataactatttcacactttcattaattattcagaatggttaactgaagatattgaaatgtgtgaaagtaagttagtctgggggggcggggaaaatatttgtttatcaagaatctgaaaatgtctctattttgcaatgacagaatcaccagaatcgagagaatctggccagaaatcaacaaccGGGTTAACTACCCGTTGAAAActgcattggtccaactggtggatcaggaggagctggacatggaggaccagatgactcggttctgtgtgtcatctttgacatgccagttggcccagatcggtgttaaccgaactgtgcaacatggaatgcacacaggattcctggtatgtcatcgggttggtctttcaagcctttttttaatgtgaataattattttcaaaatgttttactattgaatgtttcttaaacatgtttaatcaaatactagaaggagcatgttgcaatacatggcatggttgtgacagccacattgaattattattacagggagggggataccaaatgacttggccagagatggatgcccaaataagctgtcgacagaccttttgccaaatgcatctgtggctgcagactggtacgaccaggaagtgggctcactgacacgagtgtcagactttggcaccaacccatttccaagtttacaggaccaggaagctgcagtgaggggatttgctctgcagtgccctgatacaagtgtactgctggacaatgcagtgaataatctgccacaaccgttcaaagatggactcaaaggcctcatcgacatctcaaggagacattgtcaacgctgatgcttttttgtgtgtctaagttgttattgtctgtgctttttaattggttcaactgacggaatgtttttttattttcttcaaatgttgggggtctaaaaggagaaatatgttctttttgaataaacacttctgttgtcttcaaagtctggcacaaattttatttttaatctgtaatgggaaagtctggacctgtaacaccaactattgatagtgacacggtgtgttgaccccctgccagtgtgagtaaggcactggaagatggcttgttcagcgacctctgacctaggtaacaaacgtacaccccaaaatatacacacacaagacggttgcagccggtttagggcggtgaagccatgataacttcatacattagccaccattgtatcacttgtttcaggctcataagtcggtctccccgacagccggatatcacagatttggacccagtgtgaagatttcccactggaggaggacaccaatgtggttgggaacctcgcttgtttatgaagggcagcttaaggaccctgacaccctcagtttggatgccaatctgatacctattgcttcactaagaacacagctgatgtctgagcacgacaatcaaacagcaggaacaaacatcaatgataaacaatctgagccaacctatgaatcacataatactaaacaccattttgacctgagcttgtagcaggtatgaagcttcagtgaagctcagtcaggacggttcatacatctgacattcacttttcatttggaacagctcttggaaggcaaaactttgatgatgtaaatcatgcgagcagattaactgcagatggaagaatcagaggaattgagatccagcaatacaattcaaatacaggaatgtaatcctaatgcaatgctaccactaattctgaaggcttcctcttttaggggagtagttaacttgtgcttgacataaagaattagaaaataccaaagattgtctttctttactaatctagaagtttgcagatgtcattggatcagatataagtaggctacatgtgagctgctgctctaaactaaaggccatgacctgttaggcctactctgagctaaacctgttgctattagctaaacaaggccatgacttgctgctctaaactaaagaaggtcatgacttgttgctccgagctaaagaaggctatggcctgttgctctgagctaaagaaggctctgagctgaatatggcttatctaaatgtacatgcagagatatagccatacggctaaacacaggcaacaacgcctaacaatcactactataaactatgtgagacatcttagagatgtgagaggagctttgctctccatgtttcagtctaatacaataactcatggagtcaactcctcaaaacatgttcacacacacacagagctccatccttctggagaccaaaggactacatgatgatgatgtgatgtagtcagagggctaacactgcagagtaacaacagaacaggttacatgttgatgatgatgtgatgtagtcagagggctaagacagcagagtcacaacagaacaggttacatgttaatgatgatttagtttatttcaatcagcaaaatatacaacaatcataattcaacaaatgaagaaagtggctgaccaaaagggtcgaggctgaagctaacgagcttataagtgccctaacctatgatttctcgaaaaaacttatttcaaagaatcatatatatatatatatatatatgaaatgatgacgtagtaatgaaggtttcaggtgaagcacaggtggtgctgtgactgggtgctaactgaaggctgcttaataagaaaaaatcaactgtctctttctttttcaattgtcaatatgtattgcctcgtggtcatcatatcctcactcttccatgtgggaatgtttagttccaaaatgacccaaataaaacaagtaaatacatgatttatacaactatgctggaaattaaccatgaacattaaatatcagaggaaataaacggcattaaatacatatgtatcaataacaggtgaTGAAGTGTCGACactaaagatatgctaaatcacatcgctcttaacgtacgggtactttgttagcatcgctacaccgtgcagcgcgacagcagcagatgtagcggctaacatacaagctaacctaaaccaccaaacgctgaagacatcttgacgctgattggccgagacgcgacacgtcccatcaaagatgttttattgcgaagagcaccactccacattttctccgtgtcccactccaatctcataaacgccggccggccgattgaccccccccaccccccctccccaaaaacaaaaactcttcggatctacacgattcacgcaagtcagactcgtcactgcgcagacatgccgcagacgcgtctggccgaccctccgtctgctggcacttgttgactagtagtggcactttttgactagctgtggcaccttttaactagtagtggcactttttgactagctgcggcacctgctggcaagtgccactgagtgccagtgcttaaactttagactaacagtggcatctcctcaaagtagaatttcatggaggtataacagtatgacagggtaaaaaaattaattatatattttttttaaattaaattgttgAGTGTTGCTGCCGGCGACTCGTCGCAAACACGCCGCTGTGTTGttgctgagtactggcaccgagcggcacttgccacagacttgccactgacttGCCAccgagttgtcggtgccagtgattgcactcgccctctctcgccAGCCGAGTCAAACTATTTCCTACGTACAAAAAAATCATCTCTAAAAAGTATCACATTTGTGATTTAAATTTCATTTGAAGTGGAGCTTTCTTACCAGTGATCAAAACAATAGCTATCTGCTCAGTATTAAGTCTAACTATGAATGACAccgtttatatttatgtataaataatttGTTCTTCATTTAGTCTGTTTTACGAGCAAAAAACCCCAGATGGAACCTTGTAGACCATTTTTTGTTTGAAAGCTTGTTATAATTTGTTTAATGTCTGCTCAATGTCAGCACTAATAACCAAGATATGTAACAAATAActgtcattgaaatgtgttacACATGCATGGACAGTGTCACATGTTGACTCTTTTGCAGTGGGGTGAAACTTCATCAAATAATTCTAGAGAAATTGGAAATAGTGTTATCTCAAATAGTGTGAACAATAGAAAagtaaccccaaaaaacaacaaagtgggTATTTTTTACTTGTAATTCTTTTCATAACTGTTAGTAGCCTGGATCTGACCCGGAGGGACACTTGTGTATTGTGCAATACAGAGAAGATGAGGGGGCGAAAGAACAGAGTCTCTGTCCCTCAACTATGACCTGTTGGCAAATATCTTCTTTGCTGAATATCATTGAGCAAGTCCCTGACTTCCTGCTGGTTACACAATACAGGTGTATGAACATGAAGCTCTATGATATTTAACTCAATAAACATGCATGTCAGAGCTGGTCACAGCCATGAACTGGAAATCACAGATAGTGTGAGATGTTTCTAGTGATTTAAACCGTAGATGGCCCATTTCACGGCAGACTCTTTCAACTTAAATTTGTTTTGGCAGCAATCCAAAAACAGCATCGGACTCGTGGCATATGAGTCAAGAGGGATGATCATGGTGTTTGACTTGGCTCGGTTTTCCTGTTTAAAtcactatatatatgtacacaccaGTGGCTGCATGAAACCAACCTCCCCTCAACTGCTTAACTTCTCTGATACTTCTGAGCATCCATCACAGAAATGAATTTCCTGGGCATCACTTTGATTTTGGGACTGCTGGCAGGGGTATGGGCTCAAATCAATGTGGTACGACCGCAGTGCGACTCCCCTGAAGCAGAGGAGGCTGCTCTTGTGGCTCAGGATTACATCAACGCCCAGCATATTCATGGCTACAAGTATGCACTGAATCAGATTGAAGACATCAAGATCTATACTAAGGTAAGTCAGGTGTAGAGTTTAGTTGTAGGCAAGAGAGATATGTACTAACTAACATTTCGCTTCTCCTGTTTTTCAACAAGCAGGAATACTTTTCTTTCCTCATAGACACCAaattttaaacttttatttGAACACTGAATAATAGAGATAGGGAAAATATCCTGTACAAGAAAATATGATTACAACTTTATGTGGCTACATTATGTATGAAGATTTGTTTAGTTAGAAATTCTCTTTATCATTGCACGTTTTAAAGTGTACATATCTTTCTTTTCTACCATCATATTATTTTATGTCACCAACCCAATTAAGACACTCCATCCAAGAGTATTTCTGAACACTTTGTGTCTCTATGCTTCCAAAGATTAAACTACAAAGATTTTAAacaaaattatattaaataaacatttaaactaTGCGTTAAAATGTGTCATTTGAAACTAGATATGCATCTTCATTCGTGTAATTATGACAGCAGAGCATTTCACCCCAAGAGCCTCGTTTTCTGTTGCAATTGCTCAACATATAGCATTCTGGAGGCAGTAGATGTGAAAAGAATATTAGAACAtgcattatttttatatttccttaGCCTAATGGAGACATGACGTATGTGCTGGAAGTTGAACTGCTGGAGACCGACTGCCATGTGTTGGATCCCACACCCCTTGAAAACTGCACAGTCAGGCCAAAAATATTGACGGTAAGATTTCATACCAGTAGTACACAGACGCTCTATGCACAGCTACATGAATTCAACCAAGTGTCAAGATACTGATGATTTTATATAATAGAACATTTCCAGATTTAATTCTGCTATTTTAACTGATTATTGTCTCTAATCAGGCCATAGAAGGAGACTGTGATGTGGTGCTGAAGAAGGTTGGCGGAGCTCTGACTGTCACAGCTTTCAAGTGTAAAACCGAGGGTAAAACTTTTTGATCATAATCAACAATATCACACCCACATATATTCAGAAGCTGCCACACAAGTGTTCCCCTGCATGCAAACAcctgaatgtgtgtttttctcctgACCTATAGAATCAACAGAGGACTTGTGCTTGGGCTGTGCTATGCTCCTTCccctaaatgacacgacagcacTGGACTTTGTCCACGCATCTTTGGCAACCTTGAATAAAATCACTCTGGACACAAAGTTTGCTATTTTGGAGGTTGGAAGAATGTCGTCACAGGTGGGCACAAACACTCTGTTCGGTTAAACCCCTCCCCCTAAGATGCACCTGCATGTTCTAAATTATATCTGCCAGTACATCAATACttcaaaaccctttttttcaGGTTGTGTCTGGTGGGCCAATCTATTCAGCAGAATATGTTGTAGTTGAGGGTAATTGCGCTGATGATGTCTGCGTACCCCTGCATGATGCCACGGCTGTAAGTACACAAAGCTCCAGTTTAGTTTTCCACTATGAAATTGTatattcttgtttttttctcgcccaGCTGATGAGCTTCAAATATAGGAATATGACAGATCTGGTGACTAATGCTAACCTTAAAATAGTTCAAACTTAAATGAATCGAGTTGACAATCGTGTTATCTTTTCTCCACCAGGCACTTGGTATTTGTGCTGCCAAAGGTTTTAGCACCGATCACACAGTGGACTGCAAGATGTTTTCAGCTCTGGTAAAATACCGTATTTCAAACTTGGCCAAGAAATATTAAATCAGTGTTCTCAAATTCTAtagatgtttttttccccctaaacCTCTGCTGATGGATACACTTTTTCAGATGCCTGTTACAGATGGCAACAGCATCGTTCCAGATGCCAACAGCACCGTAGTAGATGGCAACAGCACCGTAGTAGATAGCAATAGCACCGTAGTAGATAGCAATAGCACCGTAGCAGATGCCAACAGCACCGTAGTAGATGGCAACAGCACCGTAGTAGATGGCAACAGCACTGCAGCTCCTGCCCTGCCATCAGTGGTCCATGTACACAAAGGCAGCCTGTCACCCAAGCATGGTCTGAGTCACCACAAGCTGACAGCTTTGCATAACCCTCAGCTAAGCGACTTGCTGTCTGCAGAATCAGCAGAGTCAGCTGAAGTGGTACCTGAAGCCCCTGCTGTGGTTGCTGCTGATCCAGCTGCAGATGTTGGAGCACTCTCAGAATCCTCAACCAGTGCCGAGGTCCATTTAATTCTGAAAAGAGATGCATCTGATGCATCATCAGTGGTTGAGACCATTCCGACTCAAACAGACCCCATTCGTCTTGTGCCAGTGTGCCCAGGAAAGGTCAGATTCTTTTGACCTAGCATGTCCCAGACACGCTATACTTAACTGATAATTACCTTGTCCCGAATGGTGATGTAACACCAATACACTAATCTCTTATTTGAAAGTAAAATCACACTAGCATTACAGCAAAAACTGTCTGTAAAACGGATGAATATGAATTGGATTGGAttgtgatatttaaaaaaaattcaagacAAAGCTTTTGGATTCATTATTTCAATGCGTGATGAAATACTTCAAACTTTCTTTTCAGTAAGTCAATGAGGGATAGAAATACCCAAAGCCTTATTAAAGGTTGGAGGACTCTAAACAGAACATTACGCACTGGTACCGAAATACATTTAGATCATTAATGAAACATCTTTAGGGTTATGGCAAAAACATTTTGTGCTTTTTGCCCGTTGTGTAACATTGAAACCTGGTACTCATCTGAAGTCAAATTAAAGTTTTGAAATTGTATTTGTAGGCTCAAATGGCAATAAACCTTTTTAATTCTGCAATATTTTACCAAACCAAAAGCTCAAATTTGCACACCTTTTGAGGAACAAGCAACAAAGCATTATAGGTAACTTACTAAAGACACTTGTTGTAATACAGTCTAGTTGAGTAGTTGCATAAATGGGTCAATGTTCAGGATGTAGCAGTTCATGGCAAGGCAAAATAAGCAAGGCAAATTGGTTCAACAAGGGCAATGCACCTTTAGATTCCAAATCTAGAGCAAATGCCAACAAGTACCAAGGGTAAGAGTCTACAAAATAATGTCTAACTTCCCATGCCACAGGTCTTTAGATTGTTACCAAAACACAACTGAAACATATCAGCTTACTTAAAAGAATTATAATACAATACTTAGTAGTTGTTTCAATCATTTATTcactttgataacatctgcTTCCCTGTTCCACTTTCTCACTGAAAGGGTTCGTTTAGTCCTGCAAGAGATGCACATTAGTCCTGGAGACCAGcgtaaaacagttttttttttactttaaatttaaaatacCATCAGCTTGGTTGTCAGTTTCAGAGTCCTTTTGTTGAAATGCATTTCCTGGAACATGAAGTGGAATCCTTTGGTTGAACCTAGAGTCACGGGCCTCCAGGAATCTTTCAATGACACAAGGAATTAAGGGCCCTGGGACAAAGGCATGAAATGAGGGTCAGACAAAGAGATAATGATGATTAACCCAATTCATCAGCAGGCTTGTTTTTGACGGGTGAGGGATTGGAAATGTCTTTAGCAAGTAATTTGGAGCGTCTGGGTTTTTCCTGTGGAGTCTTCAAATCCTGAAGACGTTGAGGTTTACCATTGTGATGCCTTGCAAGATGTTGTGCAATTAAGCTTGAATCATGAACCAGGTCACTGGAAGGCAGTGGCGAGTCATTGTACTCGTCAGGCTCCCTACCTGATGGGCCATGCTTTAGCAACACATTACTCTTTGGTTCAGAATAGGAGTGCACAGTTGGTCTACGATTAGTGGATTGCTTTGGGTCACTCAATGGCTGTAGTTGGGACATGTTTGGGGCCATCAACTCGTGATGAATTTGTGCATCTTGGGGCATTTGCTGCTTTTCTATAAGGTGTTGAAGATATTGGTCGACGTAAGACCCAGATGGATTATCCATGTCCCAACCCAATAGTTGGACGTTTTGCTGCTTCGTGGGCTGTACAGTATGTGGCTCATATTTCAGCACTGGATTTCCTTGTTTGCTACCTGGAGCCTGTTGTTTAGAGGGCACATTGTAGTAAGCTAGTGATACACTCTGTGGTAAATTCTGCGGCTCCTCATTTTGTTGTAGATCAGGCCAATTAGGATTTTGAGAATTTAGAAAATGCGGGTAAATTGTCCATTCAGGATTTGTAGACTTGCTATGAGTATCTGGTAGTGCAGCAAGGTCGCCACCAGGTGGCTGAAGTTGCGGCCCCTTTTCATTTTCAGATTGAAGGGACAGATTTGAAATCGGTGCAGAGGGGTACGTCTTGGTAGCTTGCGTCGTCATTACTCCAGTTGGCTcttgaggaaggagagcagagcCCAAGACATTGCCAAACCCAGAATACACCCCTGAAGGAAGGTATAGTGGCCCAGGAAAAAGTGAAGGTGCCTCTTGACTGCCAGGTCCAAATGGAATAATTTGATGGAGATGGTGATGATATGAAATTTGTGGACAGCAATCAAAAAATACAGATGGGCAAAACTGAGGACAATAAACAGGTCGGTCTTGTGAGACGATGCCGACAGGCTTTCGTAAAGAATAGAAGGGGTTTAAGGGCTTCTCTACTTGGCCCTGAGGTGCGTCAGGCTGTGGAGGACTTGGGGCAGTTGGCTTTTCAGGCTTTGGCTGAGGGTAGAAAAGGTAGGGATAGCTAGGTGGCTCCACTTGGCCCCGAGTGTCTTCAGGCTTTGGAGTAGCAGTTGGCTTTTTGGTCTCTGGTTTGGGGTAGAGGGGCTGCTCTACTTGGCCCCAAGTGGCTTCAGGTTGTTGAGGCCTTGGAGTCGCAGTTGGCTTTTCGGGCTCTGGCTGATGGTAGAAAGAGAAGGGATAGAGGGGCTGCTCCACTTGGCCCCGAGTGTCTTCAAGTTGTTGAGGCCTTGGAGTAGCAGTTGGCTTTTCGGGCTCTGGCGTGGGGTAGAAAGTGAAGGGATAGACGGGCTGCTCCACTTGGCCCCAAGCGGCTTCAGGTTGTTGAGGCCTTGGAGTAACAGTTGGCTTTTCGGGCTCTGGCGTGGGGTAGAAAGGGAAGGGATAGAGGGGCTGCCCCACTTGGCCCAGAGGGGCTTCAGGTTGTGGAGGCCTATGAGCAGCCATTGGCTCTTTGGGCTCTGGCTGAGGGCAGAAGCGGGAGGGATAAAGAGGCTTCTCTACTTGACCCAGAGTGACTTCAGGCTGTTGAGGCCTTCGAGCAGCAGTTGGCTTTTGGGGCCCTGGCTGAGGGCAGAAGAGGAAGGCAGAAAAGGGCTGCTCTACTTGTCCCTGAATGGCTTCAGGTTGTTGAGGCCTTGGAGTAGCAGTTGGCTTTTCGGGCTCTGGCTGAGGGTAGAAAAGGTAGGGATAGAGGGGCTGCTCTACTTGGCCCCGAGTGCCTTCAGGctgtggaggccttgaagcagcaGTTGGCTTTTCGAGCTCTGGCTGAGGGTAGAACAGGTAGGGATAGAGGGGCTGCTCTACTTGGCCACGAGTGGCTTCAGGCTGCGGAGGCCTCGGAGCAGCAGTTGGCTTTTTGGGCTCTGGCTGAGGGTAGAACAGGTAGGGATAGAGGGGCTGCTCTACTAGGCCACGAGTGGCTTCAGGCTGCGGAGGCCTCGGAGCAGCAGTTGGCTTTTCGGGCTCTGGCCTAGGGTAGAAGGGATAGAGGGGCTGCTCTACTTGGCCACGAGTGGCTTCAGGCTGCGGAGGCCTCGGAGCAGCAGTTGGCTTTTCGGGCTCTGGCCTAGGGTAGAAGGGGAAGGGATAGAGGGGCTGCTCAACTTGGCCTCGAGTGGCTTCAGGctgtggaggccttgaagcagcaGTTGGCTTTTCGAGCTCTGGCTGAGGGTTGTCGGCGAAGGGATAGAGGGGCTTCAGTACTCTGTCCCGAGTGGCTTCATGCTGTGGAGGCCTTGACGCAGCAGTTGGCTTTTCGGGCTCTGGCTGAGGGTAGAAAAGGTAGGAATAGAGGGGCTGCTCTACTTGGCCACGAGTGGCTTCAGGCTGCGGAGGCCTCGGACCAGCAGTTGGCTTTTCAGGCTCTGGCATAGGGTAGAAGGGGAAGGGATAGAGGGGCTGCTCTAATTGGCCACGAGTGGCTTCAGGctgtggaggccttgaagcaacAGTTGGCTTTTCAAACTCTGGCTGAGGGTTGTCGGCAAAGGGATAGAGGGGCTTCAGTACTCTGTCCTGAGTGGCTTCATGCTGTGGAGGCCTTAGCGGAGTAGTTGGATTTTCAGGCTCGGTCTGAGGATAGAAGGGGGAGAGATAAAGGGGCTGCAGTACATGGCCCCGAGGAGCTTCAGGCTTCAGTGGCTCTTGGTTCTTCGGAACAAGTATGGTAGGTGAGAAAATCCCAGGGGTTTCAAGTTctggtgtgtgt
This portion of the Pseudoliparis swirei isolate HS2019 ecotype Mariana Trench chromosome 8, NWPU_hadal_v1, whole genome shotgun sequence genome encodes:
- the LOC130198020 gene encoding alpha-2-HS-glycoprotein-like is translated as MNFLGITLILGLLAGVWAQINVVRPQCDSPEAEEAALVAQDYINAQHIHGYKYALNQIEDIKIYTKPNGDMTYVLEVELLETDCHVLDPTPLENCTVRPKILTAIEGDCDVVLKKVGGALTVTAFKCKTEESTEDLCLGCAMLLPLNDTTALDFVHASLATLNKITLDTKFAILEVGRMSSQVVSGGPIYSAEYVVVEGNCADDVCVPLHDATAALGICAAKGFSTDHTVDCKMFSALMPVTDGNSIVPDANSTVVDGNSTVVDSNSTVVDSNSTVADANSTVVDGNSTVVDGNSTAAPALPSVVHVHKGSLSPKHGLSHHKLTALHNPQLSDLLSAESAESAEVVPEAPAVVAADPAADVGALSESSTSAEVHLILKRDASDASSVVETIPTQTDPIRLVPVCPGKVRFF
- the LOC130198019 gene encoding uncharacterized protein LOC130198019 isoform X2 produces the protein MSCPLMRQSSPNPPMVTCHAQGMVVKMGWTVSIAQIKVNLFGNWEPLMKASTRCGFSVVVHPEGVVISVGYAPCLEKKDDMYTLELAGEGETQISCPSLSPAQTEHPRPIDGPKPQTETPRQGVNPSTPCPTNPKQSAAPLVTVYTEEPSAKPPVTQQPTGQEEPFYPYPFYVKPPNPDSVPPAHTPELETPGIFSPTILVPKNQEPLKPEAPRGHVLQPLYLSPFYPQTEPENPTTPLRPPQHEATQDRVLKPLYPFADNPQPEFEKPTVASRPPQPEATRGQLEQPLYPFPFYPMPEPEKPTAGPRPPQPEATRGQVEQPLYSYLFYPQPEPEKPTAASRPPQHEATRDRVLKPLYPFADNPQPELEKPTAASRPPQPEATRGQVEQPLYPFPFYPRPEPEKPTAAPRPPQPEATRGQVEQPLYPFYPRPEPEKPTAAPRPPQPEATRGLVEQPLYPYLFYPQPEPKKPTAAPRPPQPEATRGQVEQPLYPYLFYPQPELEKPTAASRPPQPEGTRGQVEQPLYPYLFYPQPEPEKPTATPRPQQPEAIQGQVEQPFSAFLFCPQPGPQKPTAARRPQQPEVTLGQVEKPLYPSRFCPQPEPKEPMAAHRPPQPEAPLGQVGQPLYPFPFYPTPEPEKPTVTPRPQQPEAAWGQVEQPVYPFTFYPTPEPEKPTATPRPQQLEDTRGQVEQPLYPFSFYHQPEPEKPTATPRPQQPEATWGQVEQPLYPKPETKKPTATPKPEDTRGQVEPPSYPYLFYPQPKPEKPTAPSPPQPDAPQGQVEKPLNPFYSLRKPVGIVSQDRPVYCPQFCPSVFFDCCPQISYHHHLHQIIPFGPGSQEAPSLFPGPLYLPSGVYSGFGNVLGSALLPQEPTGVMTTQATKTYPSAPISNLSLQSENEKGPQLQPPGGDLAALPDTHSKSTNPEWTIYPHFLNSQNPNWPDLQQNEEPQNLPQSVSLAYYNVPSKQQAPGSKQGNPVLKYEPHTVQPTKQQNVQLLGWDMDNPSGSYVDQYLQHLIEKQQMPQDAQIHHELMAPNMSQLQPLSDPKQSTNRRPTVHSYSEPKSNVLLKHGPSGREPDEYNDSPLPSSDLVHDSSLIAQHLARHHNGKPQRLQDLKTPQEKPRRSKLLAKDISNPSPVKNKPADELG
- the LOC130198019 gene encoding uncharacterized protein LOC130198019 isoform X1, whose protein sequence is MSCPLMRQSSPNPPMVTCHAQGMVVKMGWTVSIAQIKVNLFGNWEPLMKASTRCGFSVVVHPEGVVISVGYAPCLEKKVWYLFFFFNDKIPHKKLHYEQFTLFVFQDDMYTLELAGEGETQISCPSLSPAQTEHPRPIDGPKPQTETPRQGVNPSTPCPTNPKQSAAPLVTVYTEEPSAKPPVTQQPTGQEEPFYPYPFYVKPPNPDSVPPAHTPELETPGIFSPTILVPKNQEPLKPEAPRGHVLQPLYLSPFYPQTEPENPTTPLRPPQHEATQDRVLKPLYPFADNPQPEFEKPTVASRPPQPEATRGQLEQPLYPFPFYPMPEPEKPTAGPRPPQPEATRGQVEQPLYSYLFYPQPEPEKPTAASRPPQHEATRDRVLKPLYPFADNPQPELEKPTAASRPPQPEATRGQVEQPLYPFPFYPRPEPEKPTAAPRPPQPEATRGQVEQPLYPFYPRPEPEKPTAAPRPPQPEATRGLVEQPLYPYLFYPQPEPKKPTAAPRPPQPEATRGQVEQPLYPYLFYPQPELEKPTAASRPPQPEGTRGQVEQPLYPYLFYPQPEPEKPTATPRPQQPEAIQGQVEQPFSAFLFCPQPGPQKPTAARRPQQPEVTLGQVEKPLYPSRFCPQPEPKEPMAAHRPPQPEAPLGQVGQPLYPFPFYPTPEPEKPTVTPRPQQPEAAWGQVEQPVYPFTFYPTPEPEKPTATPRPQQLEDTRGQVEQPLYPFSFYHQPEPEKPTATPRPQQPEATWGQVEQPLYPKPETKKPTATPKPEDTRGQVEPPSYPYLFYPQPKPEKPTAPSPPQPDAPQGQVEKPLNPFYSLRKPVGIVSQDRPVYCPQFCPSVFFDCCPQISYHHHLHQIIPFGPGSQEAPSLFPGPLYLPSGVYSGFGNVLGSALLPQEPTGVMTTQATKTYPSAPISNLSLQSENEKGPQLQPPGGDLAALPDTHSKSTNPEWTIYPHFLNSQNPNWPDLQQNEEPQNLPQSVSLAYYNVPSKQQAPGSKQGNPVLKYEPHTVQPTKQQNVQLLGWDMDNPSGSYVDQYLQHLIEKQQMPQDAQIHHELMAPNMSQLQPLSDPKQSTNRRPTVHSYSEPKSNVLLKHGPSGREPDEYNDSPLPSSDLVHDSSLIAQHLARHHNGKPQRLQDLKTPQEKPRRSKLLAKDISNPSPVKNKPADELG